Genomic DNA from Bacteroidota bacterium:
CGGGACCTGTCGGACCAGTATCTCCTGTTGCACCCGTTGCACCGTTTGTTCCATTAGTTCCTGCTGCACCAGTCGGACCTGTTACACCATTTGTTCCGTTTGTTCCTGCTACGCCTGTGGGACCTGTCGCACCGTTAGTACCATTAGTTCCGGTTGCGCCCATTGGCCCGGTTACGCCATTAGTACCATTCGTTCCTGCTGCACCTGTTGGACCAGTAGCACCATTTGCACCTGTTGGTCCTGTTGGTCCTGTTGGTCCTGTTATTCCTGTCACAGCACCAGCAGCTATGCAGTCATTAATATTATCGCAAAATCCTGGAGGAATTAACGGGACTGGTGGATTACTTTTACCATTATAGTTTGATTCTCCTCCAACTATTGTACCTGCTACTAAGGCATAGGGTACGGAAAGCAGTTGGGTTGTACCCATATTTACAAATCCAGCGCCTCTGCCATCATTCATTTCTACATTCATGAAAAAATTGGCTGAAGCCCATTTGATGTCAGAGAAAAGACCTTTTACCGGCTTGCCTTTTCCTATAACAAGCGTAATAAGTCCTTTCTCATTCGTAATAGTATTATGTGTTTCCTGATATACAATATTTCCATCAGAGAGTTCGGAATGTATTGTAAACCTAACCTCAATATTCCGGTTTATCAATTCTTTACCGGATGCATCCCTTGCAATTCCCTGATAATTGAATCCTTGTGGTACACTTTGATAATTGGGTTTCTCCTGTTGGCTGTCTTGACCAAAAATATTTGATGTGCTCGTATACATATATATGGAGCATAGAACAATAATTGCTTTCAGACGAAAGCCGAGATTTTTAGTGTTTAGTTTTTTCATGATAATTATTTTTAGTTGTTGTTATTGTTTGTTATACCCAGATTAGACCGATTATTTATTAATCACAATTTTTTTTGCAATCACATTGTCAACGCTGGAAGCAATCAAGAAATAAACTCCGTTGGGCTGAGAAGAAAGGTTTACAGTTTCCTGTTTGCTGTTTACAGTTGTTTGATACATTCGCTCACCCAATACATTATTTATTGATAACTGAACTGGAAACTGGAGACCGTAAACCGTAAACTCTCCCGAAGATGGATTCGGATAAACGCTTATTGATGTTTCGTTCTTTTCCGCACCATTATTATTTATAGTTTGAGTGCGCGTAAATGTTTGCGCCATGAAATCGCCAAAAGTTGATGACACGCTGAAATCAGGATGCGCTACAAAGTTATCGGCTGATGAAACAACAACTGGCGTTATGCTCTGCGCTATTGCACTTGCTGTATAGTACAAAAGAGGGATTATTGTTAGGATAATTTTTTTCATGGTAAAAATTTATTTCAAAAATTATTATTTAGTG
This window encodes:
- a CDS encoding collagen-like protein, whose protein sequence is MKKLNTKNLGFRLKAIIVLCSIYMYTSTSNIFGQDSQQEKPNYQSVPQGFNYQGIARDASGKELINRNIEVRFTIHSELSDGNIVYQETHNTITNEKGLITLVIGKGKPVKGLFSDIKWASANFFMNVEMNDGRGAGFVNMGTTQLLSVPYALVAGTIVGGESNYNGKSNPPVPLIPPGFCDNINDCIAAGAVTGITGPTGPTGPTGANGATGPTGAAGTNGTNGVTGPMGATGTNGTNGATGPTGVAGTNGTNGVTGPTGAAGTNGTNGATGATGDTGPTGPAGANGATGATGANGTNGATGTTGVAGTNGTNGATGTTGAAGTNGTNGVTGTTGATGPTGSFILNYQIYSALLTQSGTNPPVVTVLENTIGNIVWTRVQLSGAVEYVGTLAGAFPANKTWYPSAINGAGPFPNTHTLGTFIRTSNNDMTIRGLIDGGLNFTTIEIRVYP
- a CDS encoding T9SS type A sorting domain-containing protein, whose translation is MKKIILTIIPLLYYTASAIAQSITPVVVSSADNFVAHPDFSVSSTFGDFMAQTFTRTQTINNNGAEKNETSISVYPNPSSGEFTVYGLQFPVQLSINNVLGERMYQTTVNSKQETVNLSSQPNGVYFLIASSVDNVIAKKIVINK